In Halarcobacter bivalviorum, a genomic segment contains:
- the moaA gene encoding GTP 3',8-cyclase MoaA produces MLVDGFGRKVDYLRVSVTERCNFRCQYCMPEKPFSWVPKEELLSYEDLFEFIKVGIDEGIKKVRITGGEPLLREGLENFIQMIASYKEDIDLALTTNGFLLDQAAQKLKDAGLKRINVSLDSLKDEVAAKIAQKNVLKKVLKGIEAADKVGLKIKINCVPMKGINDDELVDILNFCKEKGYPVRYIEYMENSHAKDTAKGLTSEEIQEIIKKSYNFKKQERTGPSPSQDYKLDDGYVFGIIEPHKDDFCATCNRIRLTASGVLIPCLYFEDAQSIKEAIQAKDIKKAAAILKDVLANKPEKNKWSTEDNSETSTRAFYETGG; encoded by the coding sequence ATGCTAGTAGATGGATTTGGTAGAAAAGTAGACTATTTAAGGGTTTCTGTAACGGAAAGATGTAATTTTAGGTGTCAATATTGTATGCCTGAAAAACCATTTTCTTGGGTTCCAAAAGAGGAATTATTAAGTTATGAAGATCTTTTTGAATTTATAAAAGTTGGAATAGATGAAGGTATTAAAAAAGTAAGAATTACTGGTGGAGAACCTTTATTAAGAGAAGGATTAGAAAACTTTATCCAAATGATAGCATCATATAAAGAAGATATAGACTTAGCATTAACAACAAATGGGTTTTTATTAGACCAAGCTGCACAAAAATTAAAAGATGCAGGACTTAAAAGAATAAATGTCTCTTTAGACTCTTTAAAAGATGAAGTTGCAGCTAAAATTGCACAAAAAAATGTTTTAAAGAAAGTATTAAAAGGTATTGAAGCTGCTGATAAAGTAGGATTAAAAATTAAAATTAATTGTGTACCTATGAAAGGTATCAATGATGATGAGCTTGTAGATATTTTAAATTTTTGTAAAGAGAAGGGTTATCCTGTAAGATATATTGAATATATGGAGAACTCTCATGCAAAAGATACAGCAAAAGGTCTTACAAGTGAAGAGATTCAAGAGATAATAAAAAAATCATATAACTTTAAAAAACAAGAAAGAACAGGACCTTCTCCTTCTCAAGATTATAAATTAGATGATGGTTATGTTTTTGGAATAATTGAACCTCATAAAGATGATTTCTGTGCTACATGTAATAGAATAAGATTAACTGCAAGTGGAGTATTAATTCCATGTTTATATTTTGAAGATGCACAAAGTATTAAAGAAGCAATTCAAGCAAAAGATATTAAAAAAGCAGCAGCAATATTAAAAGATGTTTTAGCAAATAAACCTGAAAAGAATAAGTGGTCTACAGAGGATAATAGTGAGACTTCAACAAGAGCATTTTATGAGACGGGAGGCTGA
- a CDS encoding amino acid ABC transporter substrate-binding protein, with translation MKLFKTATLSLAALAMTATVSMADTLDDTKKKGYLSCGLNTGLAGFAAPDTDGVWKGIDVDFCKAVSAAVLGDASKVKYAHLNAKERFTALQSGEIDVLARNTTWTATRDTSLGLNFIGANYYDGQGFLVSKKLGVKSAKELDGAAFCIQAGTTTELNLTDYFKANKMEYTPVTYDTAAQVIEGFKAGRCDVVTSDASQLYALRTQLKDPSSAFVLPEIISKEPLGPVVRQGDDKWFNIVRWTHIAMLNAEELGVNSQNVDQMLNSSNPSIQRLLGVSGKIGEQMGLDAKWAYNIIKQVGNYGEVFERNVGKGSPLQIDRGLNKLWKDGGLQYGAPIR, from the coding sequence ATGAAATTATTTAAAACTGCTACATTAAGTCTTGCTGCTTTAGCAATGACTGCAACGGTATCTATGGCAGATACATTAGATGATACAAAGAAAAAGGGTTATTTAAGTTGTGGACTAAATACTGGTCTTGCTGGTTTTGCTGCTCCTGATACAGATGGTGTTTGGAAAGGTATTGATGTAGATTTTTGTAAGGCTGTTTCAGCAGCAGTTTTAGGTGATGCATCTAAAGTTAAATATGCTCATTTAAATGCAAAAGAGAGATTTACTGCTTTACAAAGTGGTGAAATTGATGTTTTAGCAAGAAATACAACATGGACAGCAACAAGAGATACTTCTTTAGGATTAAACTTTATTGGTGCTAACTATTATGATGGGCAAGGATTCCTTGTTTCTAAAAAGCTAGGTGTAAAATCAGCAAAAGAGTTAGATGGAGCTGCATTTTGTATTCAAGCGGGAACTACAACAGAACTTAACTTAACAGACTATTTTAAAGCAAATAAGATGGAATATACTCCTGTAACATATGATACAGCAGCACAAGTTATTGAAGGGTTTAAAGCTGGTAGATGTGATGTTGTAACATCAGATGCTTCTCAATTATATGCATTAAGAACTCAATTAAAAGATCCAAGTTCAGCATTTGTTTTACCTGAAATTATTTCAAAAGAGCCTTTAGGGCCTGTTGTTAGACAAGGTGATGATAAATGGTTTAATATTGTAAGATGGACACATATTGCAATGTTAAATGCAGAAGAACTAGGAGTAAACTCTCAAAATGTTGACCAAATGTTAAATTCAAGCAATCCAAGTATTCAAAGACTTCTTGGAGTATCAGGAAAAATTGGTGAGCAAATGGGATTAGATGCGAAATGGGCATACAATATCATTAAACAAGTTGGTAATTATGGAGAAGTTTTTGAAAGAAATGTAGGGAAAGGTTCTCCTT